The Hymenobacter sp. DG01 genome has a segment encoding these proteins:
- a CDS encoding TIGR03862 family flavoprotein — MQIPPDSGAPWVAVVGGGPAGLLAAQHLAEAGCRVTVYEAQATVGRKFLVAGHGGFNLTNSEPLEVFANRYAVRRPEFTRYLQHFSAADLRTWAEQLGIGTFVGTSGRVFPTDEHKPAQLLRAWLARLQTLGVALKTRHRWLGFAGEGLRIRDEATGQETVVRPAATLLALGGASWIKTGSDGSWTAALQAIGVETVPFMPSNCGAEVAWSAFFREKVGRQPLKNIALQCGSLVVRGELMLTDYGLEGTPVYALTPALREALAAGPPATLLLNLKPDLTEAQLIEKLVRRRAGKSLASFLGEALKLGPPTPTLLREVGPPQLPTTAPELAYLLTHLPLPVAGLRPLDEAISTAGGIAWPEVNEHLMLRRRPGVFVAGEMLDWEAPTGGYLLQGCFSTGAWAARGILQRVTE, encoded by the coding sequence ATGCAAATACCCCCTGATTCTGGTGCGCCGTGGGTAGCCGTGGTAGGCGGCGGACCCGCCGGCCTGCTGGCGGCCCAGCACCTGGCCGAGGCCGGCTGCCGCGTAACAGTGTACGAGGCGCAGGCCACGGTAGGACGTAAATTTCTGGTGGCTGGCCACGGGGGCTTCAACCTGACCAACAGTGAGCCGCTCGAGGTTTTTGCCAACCGGTACGCCGTTCGCAGGCCGGAATTTACGCGCTATTTGCAGCATTTCTCGGCGGCCGACCTGCGCACCTGGGCCGAGCAGCTGGGCATCGGCACATTTGTGGGCACCAGCGGCCGGGTTTTTCCCACCGATGAGCACAAGCCGGCCCAGCTGCTGCGGGCCTGGCTGGCCCGCCTGCAAACCCTGGGCGTAGCACTGAAAACCCGCCACCGCTGGCTGGGCTTCGCCGGGGAAGGCCTGCGCATCCGCGACGAAGCGACGGGGCAGGAAACTGTGGTGCGCCCCGCGGCTACGCTGCTGGCCCTGGGCGGCGCCAGCTGGATCAAAACCGGCTCCGATGGCAGCTGGACGGCTGCACTGCAGGCTATAGGAGTCGAAACTGTGCCGTTCATGCCGAGTAACTGCGGCGCGGAAGTAGCGTGGTCAGCTTTTTTTCGGGAGAAAGTCGGACGGCAGCCCCTCAAAAACATAGCGCTGCAGTGTGGCTCCCTGGTGGTGCGCGGCGAGTTAATGCTTACCGATTACGGCCTGGAAGGCACACCCGTGTACGCCCTGACACCTGCCCTGCGCGAGGCCCTGGCCGCCGGCCCGCCAGCTACCCTGCTGCTAAACCTCAAACCCGACCTGACGGAGGCCCAACTAATTGAAAAGCTGGTCCGGCGGCGGGCAGGCAAGTCTCTGGCTTCATTTCTGGGCGAGGCACTGAAGCTGGGGCCGCCCACCCCAACGCTGCTGCGGGAGGTAGGCCCGCCCCAGTTACCGACCACGGCCCCGGAGCTGGCTTATCTGCTCACCCACCTGCCCCTGCCAGTTGCGGGCCTGCGGCCCCTGGATGAAGCCATCAGCACGGCCGGCGGCATTGCCTGGCCCGAGGTTAATGAACACCTGATGCTACGGCGCCGGCCGGGTGTTTTCGTGGCCGGCGAAATGCTGGACTGGGAAGCTCCTACCGGTGGCTATCTGCTGCAGGGCTGCTTCAGCACCGGCGCCTGGGCCGCCCGGGGCATCCTGCAGAGAGTAACGGAGTAA
- a CDS encoding nucleoside deaminase — translation MDKFMQAAIEEALQGRKEGGIPIGSVLRRGDEIVSRGRNKRVQEDNPIKHGEMDALFNAGRQRSYRDTVLYTTLMPCYMCAGTIVQFKIPKVVVGEDQTFGESREFLESHGVEVEVLNLPECVQMMQDFIQAEPTLWNEDIMEL, via the coding sequence ATGGACAAATTCATGCAGGCCGCCATTGAAGAGGCACTTCAGGGACGCAAAGAAGGCGGTATTCCGATTGGCTCAGTGCTGCGCCGGGGCGACGAGATTGTGAGCCGTGGCCGCAACAAGCGGGTGCAGGAGGATAACCCCATCAAGCATGGCGAAATGGACGCGCTGTTCAACGCCGGCCGCCAACGCTCCTACCGCGACACCGTGCTGTACACCACCCTGATGCCGTGCTACATGTGCGCCGGCACCATCGTACAGTTCAAGATTCCGAAGGTGGTAGTAGGGGAAGATCAGACCTTCGGTGAGTCCAGGGAGTTTCTGGAGTCGCATGGCGTAGAAGTGGAAGTGCTGAACCTGCCGGAGTGCGTGCAGATGATGCAGGACTTTATCCAGGCGGAGCCGACGCTCTGGAACGAGGATATCATGGAGCTGTAA
- a CDS encoding mechanosensitive ion channel family protein: MIQDLNRVLSSYWQQFLYVLPKLLIAIILLVVAIFIANRVSALLGGRLRRRSHDPLLPDFLARLSKWAMVLLGLMIALNVLGFSGIVGSLVGAAGVSAFIVGFAFKDIAENFLAGVILAFNRPFHINDTVEIKGLIGHVEALNLRTTLMRTFDGKHIFLPNSLVLKEPLINYTRDGNLRQEFLVTVDLGPDATPDQAINIILNYLRTIPDIQQTPRAPYINLEKAGDTTADLRVYFWADSDDYRRGVLQLKSRVMQEVKQELVGAGLGVPGLGQ, encoded by the coding sequence ATGATTCAGGATTTAAACCGCGTACTTTCCTCTTACTGGCAGCAGTTTCTGTATGTGCTGCCCAAGCTTTTAATTGCCATTATCTTGCTGGTAGTGGCCATTTTTATTGCCAACCGCGTGAGTGCTTTGCTGGGCGGCCGGCTCCGGCGCCGCTCCCACGACCCCCTCCTGCCCGACTTCCTGGCCCGGCTCAGCAAGTGGGCCATGGTGCTGCTGGGTTTGATGATTGCCTTAAACGTGCTGGGCTTTTCGGGCATTGTGGGCAGCCTGGTGGGGGCGGCGGGCGTTTCGGCGTTTATCGTGGGGTTTGCCTTCAAGGATATTGCCGAGAACTTTCTGGCCGGCGTCATTCTGGCCTTCAACCGCCCTTTCCACATCAACGATACCGTTGAAATCAAAGGGCTGATTGGGCACGTGGAGGCCCTGAACCTGCGCACTACCCTCATGCGCACCTTCGATGGCAAGCACATTTTCCTACCCAACTCCCTGGTGCTCAAAGAGCCCCTGATCAATTACACCCGCGACGGCAACCTGCGCCAGGAGTTCCTCGTGACCGTGGACCTGGGCCCGGATGCTACCCCCGACCAGGCCATCAACATCATTCTCAACTACCTGCGCACCATCCCCGACATTCAGCAGACGCCCCGCGCGCCCTACATCAACCTGGAAAAAGCGGGTGACACCACCGCCGACCTGCGCGTGTACTTCTGGGCCGACTCCGATGATTATCGTCGCGGGGTGCTGCAGCTTAAGAGTCGCGTGATGCAGGAGGTGAAGCAGGAGCTGGTTGGGGCCGGCCTTGGTGTGCCCGGTCTGGGTCAATAG
- a CDS encoding cation:proton antiporter: MGSYSILIGLSLAVILSYLFDLAARATKVPSVLMLLLTGIALRQAADYTDFVLQIPKVVLEIFGIIGLIMIVLEGALDLKISRDKAPLIRRSFLAAALILVVQAVVIAMILHFWLRVNFQSCLVNAIPLAVISSAIAIPSVAGLWGEKQEFIIYESTFSDILGIMFFNFALQDNFAQGMSVVTFGRDVVAVVIVAVLSTMALIFLLDRIRLHVKFFLILAFLILLYSVAKKLHLSSLVLVLVFGLAVNNAEHFLKGRLRRWFRPERLQEEVHQLRSITAESAFLIRTFFFLLFGFSITLSSLLSAQLLLQGVLIVAALTAIRYFYLRYIARTDLIPELFIAPKGLITVLLFYSIPQRHLIGEVSENILFVVILLTGTLMMVGLLLSRQEPEIGEY, translated from the coding sequence ATGGGTTCGTATTCCATTTTGATTGGCCTCAGTTTAGCGGTCATCCTTTCCTACCTCTTCGATCTGGCTGCACGGGCCACCAAAGTGCCTTCTGTGCTGATGCTGCTGCTCACCGGTATTGCCTTGCGCCAGGCCGCCGACTACACCGATTTTGTGCTGCAGATCCCGAAGGTGGTGCTGGAAATATTCGGTATCATCGGGCTGATTATGATTGTGCTGGAAGGGGCCCTCGACCTGAAAATCAGCCGGGACAAGGCCCCGCTGATTCGGCGCTCCTTTCTGGCCGCGGCCCTGATTCTGGTGGTGCAGGCCGTGGTCATTGCCATGATCCTGCACTTCTGGCTGCGGGTAAACTTTCAGAGCTGCCTGGTAAATGCCATTCCGCTGGCCGTTATCAGCTCGGCTATTGCCATTCCCAGCGTGGCCGGTTTGTGGGGCGAAAAGCAGGAGTTTATCATCTACGAAAGCACGTTTTCCGACATTCTGGGCATCATGTTCTTCAACTTTGCCCTGCAGGACAACTTCGCCCAGGGCATGTCCGTCGTGACTTTTGGGCGCGACGTGGTGGCGGTGGTCATCGTGGCCGTGCTCAGTACGATGGCTCTGATATTTCTGCTCGACCGGATTCGGCTGCACGTCAAGTTCTTCCTGATTCTGGCCTTCCTGATTCTGCTCTACAGCGTGGCCAAGAAGCTGCACCTTTCTTCCTTGGTACTGGTGCTGGTGTTCGGGTTGGCTGTAAACAACGCCGAGCACTTCCTAAAAGGGCGCCTGCGCCGCTGGTTCCGGCCTGAGCGCCTGCAGGAAGAAGTACACCAGCTGCGCAGCATCACGGCCGAGTCGGCATTCCTGATCCGCACGTTCTTCTTTTTGCTGTTCGGTTTCAGCATCACTCTCAGCAGCCTGCTCAGCGCCCAGCTGCTGCTGCAGGGGGTGCTGATTGTAGCGGCCCTGACGGCCATTCGCTATTTCTACCTGCGCTACATTGCCCGCACCGACCTGATTCCGGAGCTGTTTATCGCGCCCAAAGGCCTTATCACGGTCTTGCTGTTCTACAGCATTCCGCAACGACACCTAATTGGCGAGGTCAGCGAAAACATCCTTTTCGTAGTTATTCTGCTGACCGGTACTCTGATGATGGTGGGCCTGCTGCTGTCCCGACAAGAGCCGGAAATTGGGGAGTACTAG
- a CDS encoding chloride channel protein: protein MAQNTIHRLLRPLLLWRLRHISDRVYLILVSMVVGLLAGLAAVLLKTLVHDTQKMLNAWVPGQYQVFTSSFYPIIGIALTVLFTRYFLDGNLGRGIGPIIYNIARQGSVVPRSKLYSQLVSSFLTVTFGGSAGLEAPISVTGSAIGSNTSRVLRIGRRERRLLTGCGAAAGVAAIFNSPIAGVLFAVEVILSELSAAYFVPLLISSATATVVSKALYAGQPFVLITTSWPVDAVPLYLMLAVFTALLSVYMIRVYFWADKYFEQIPGTLRKVLLGGLALGGLVFLFPPLYGEGYNIVQLLLGGRAEQLVNGSLFDVFQEQSVWLVLLVAAGSMLLKVVATTITIGSGGNGGMFGSSLFAGALCGFVFARLINMSGLYPISEVHFIVLGMAGTLAGVVHAPLTGIFLIAEITGGYALFVPLMVVTSGSYLITRYFEPYSVYTRKLVQKGVYVNQDRDRGLLAQLDVASLIQTDFLPVRPDDTLGELVQTFRHATRNLFPVVDADGHLHGIVSLDTVRDALFDDEHYNTTRVRDLMSAPPAIVRPDDTLLDTLRCMEQLDAWALPVLSLDDRYLGFLLKSTILANYRRQLIKESEI from the coding sequence ATGGCCCAAAACACCATACACCGGTTGTTACGCCCGTTGCTCCTTTGGCGTCTGCGCCACATCAGCGACCGGGTGTACCTTATTCTGGTGAGTATGGTGGTGGGGCTGCTGGCCGGGCTGGCGGCGGTGCTGCTCAAAACCCTCGTGCACGACACCCAGAAGATGCTGAATGCCTGGGTTCCTGGGCAGTATCAGGTGTTTACCAGCTCTTTCTATCCTATCATCGGTATTGCCCTCACGGTGCTGTTTACCCGGTACTTCCTCGATGGCAACCTGGGCCGGGGCATTGGGCCGATTATTTACAACATTGCCCGCCAGGGCAGCGTGGTACCGCGCAGTAAGCTGTACTCCCAGCTGGTCTCCTCGTTCCTGACGGTGACGTTTGGGGGCTCGGCTGGTCTGGAGGCGCCTATTTCCGTTACGGGTTCGGCTATTGGCTCCAACACGTCGCGGGTGCTGCGCATTGGCCGGCGCGAGCGGCGCCTGCTTACGGGTTGCGGGGCGGCAGCGGGGGTAGCGGCCATCTTCAACTCGCCCATTGCGGGGGTGCTGTTCGCCGTGGAGGTAATTCTCTCCGAGCTGTCGGCGGCTTATTTCGTGCCCTTGCTGATTTCTTCTGCTACGGCCACGGTAGTGTCGAAGGCCCTGTATGCGGGCCAGCCCTTCGTGCTGATTACCACCTCCTGGCCCGTTGATGCGGTGCCGCTCTACCTGATGCTGGCCGTGTTTACCGCCCTGCTGTCGGTGTACATGATCCGGGTGTATTTCTGGGCCGACAAGTATTTCGAGCAAATACCGGGCACGCTTCGGAAGGTGCTGCTGGGAGGCCTTGCCCTGGGCGGACTGGTATTTCTATTTCCGCCGCTCTACGGCGAGGGCTACAACATCGTGCAGCTGCTGCTGGGGGGCCGGGCCGAGCAGCTCGTGAACGGGTCCTTGTTCGATGTGTTTCAGGAGCAGAGCGTGTGGCTGGTGCTGCTGGTGGCGGCGGGCAGTATGCTGCTGAAAGTGGTAGCCACTACCATCACCATCGGCTCGGGTGGCAACGGGGGCATGTTTGGCTCTTCGCTGTTTGCCGGGGCGCTGTGTGGCTTCGTGTTTGCCCGCCTGATCAATATGAGCGGCCTCTACCCTATTTCTGAAGTCCACTTTATTGTGCTGGGCATGGCCGGCACGCTGGCCGGCGTGGTGCACGCGCCCCTCACCGGCATCTTCCTTATTGCCGAAATTACGGGTGGCTACGCCCTATTCGTACCTCTAATGGTAGTCACCTCGGGCTCCTACCTCATCACGCGCTACTTCGAGCCCTACTCCGTGTATACCCGCAAGCTGGTACAGAAGGGCGTGTACGTGAACCAGGACCGCGACCGGGGCCTGCTGGCCCAGCTGGACGTGGCTTCTCTGATTCAGACCGACTTCCTACCCGTCCGCCCCGACGATACCCTGGGCGAGCTGGTGCAAACCTTCCGCCACGCTACCCGCAACCTGTTTCCGGTGGTAGATGCTGATGGCCACCTGCATGGCATCGTGAGCCTGGACACGGTGCGCGACGCCCTCTTCGACGATGAGCACTACAACACCACCCGCGTGCGCGACCTGATGAGCGCCCCGCCGGCCATCGTCCGCCCCGACGATACCCTGCTGGATACCCTGCGCTGCATGGAGCAGCTCGACGCCTGGGCCCTCCCCGTTCTCAGCCTCGATGACCGCTACCTCGGCTTCCTGCTCAAGTCCACCATCCTGGCCAACTACCGCCGCCAGCTAATCAAGGAAAGCGAAATTTGA